CGGTTCGTGGACACGCAATGCTTCTTGCGAACAGGAAGGTCGCGGCAAGCTCACCTTCGTGAACGGTTGGGAAAAACCATTGCATGGCGGTCGTGATCCGCTCGGTGAGAATGGAGCCCCATCGCTCGAGATTCGCTCTGAGTTCAGGTCCGTGTTTGCTTGGGGTTGCCACCCCAGCCCTTAGGACAGCCGAGGCGACGGGGTTGAGATCGTTGGCAGTGGTCGAGATCCCGTATCGCGTTGCCTCGAATGGAATGGATCCCCCGCCGGCCGTTGGGTCGATCAGACTGGGCATGGCTCCCCAAGTCGACGTCAGTATGCGATGGAGTACGTCGAGGTCCGTCGTCTCTGGCGAGTTCTTGAACGCCTGTTTGTACGTGTAGGGATTCGCGATTCGCTCGCCGCGCTCGATGGCAGCCTTGGTCGCCTCGGACGCGGATACCGGATCTCCGAGGATTCCACAAAGCCGGTGGAACCAAGCATGGTACGCGTCGCGAGAGGCAAGCCGCTCCTCTTCGGGGTAGGACTCGGCAAGAGACTCGCTCCAGGCAGGCATGACGCTTCCGAGAACGGCCCCCGCGCTCGCCGCGAGCGGCCGTCGGGCCCACCAGACGTGCAACGTCTTGAGTTTCGGGAACTGCCCTGGAATGGGAGCAGACTCTCGGCGGCTCTCGATACCAAGCGCCTTTACGGGGAGCCAGTCTTCGATGAGGACGCGGGGTCGGGTGGTCATGGTCATTCCTCCGCCAGGAGGAGCCGTAGGGCTCGTTGGGCGCGGGGGCGGTCCTGGCCGACGCATTTTGCGTACCAGTAGTAGGCTTCCTCGGTCGCCATGGTGTCGACGGCGGTGAGCAGGGTGGTCTTGCGGCGGCCCTTTCGGACGGGTTCCGTGGCGAGCATGGCGAGGGCGAGGCGGACGCCTTCGTCCTCGTGGATGGGGATCGGTTTCTTCCGGCGCGGCGTGAGGACGGTTCGGGCGTGCCCGCTTTTCGTGAGGGCTCGCTGGAGGGCCCCCGTCAACTCGCTCGTCCGCCGTTTCGTGGCTTTGGCGACGACGTCCGTGGTGCGGTCTTGGGCACTCGTTTCAAGGAGGGCGACCGCGAAGCCTTCTCGTTCGGGGTGCACGGTGAGTTGGAACGAGCGAGTGCCGCGCTTGCCGTTGGCGAGTCCGTTGCGGTTCACGGGTGGGCCTTCACGGTCACGTGACCGGGTTGCTGCTTGAGAAGGATCTTGCGGAGGCGCTCGATGGGGTCGCCGTCGTGCGCGACGGGCTCGTCGAAGACGATCTCGAGCGTGAAGCGTCCATCGACTCCAGCGGCTTTGTCGGCGAGGGCGAAGAGGGCGTCTTCGACCTTCTCGAGGTCCGCCGAGGTACCGCTGACGTTCACCTCGCCGCTGCCTTGCAGGGGCGCGAAGTCGAAGTCGAGTTCGAGGTCGACGCGGCGCTCGAAGGTGGGCAGCATCGTGAGCGCTTGGTGGAGCTCCTGGATGGGTGTGATGCCGGTGTCGACGTCCGCGGTCGCGGTGATGGCGAGGGTCCGAATGCCGTCGGGCCATTGCGCGTCCTCGACCTGGTTGAGGACGGTCTGGAAGGCTTGCCCGATCGCGCCGTTCGCTTCGACGGGCCGTGGCCCGACGACGCGTGCCCCGAGATCCAGGCCGATCGCGTCGGCTTCGGCTTTGGTCAGCACCTGGAGGTCGTCCAGACCGGTGCGTTCGATCTCGCTGGGCGTGAGTGGCTTGGCGCCCGCTTGGGGATCGCCGTGGACGACGAACGCACGTGCGTTCTCTCCGCCTTGCGCAGCGTTCTTGAGGGCGCTCAGGACCTCGCCTTTCTTCGGTTCCCCACCGAGGCGGGCTTCGAGTTGGGTGCGCAGGTCGCTGCCGCTGATGCGGTTCGAGGTGGCGAGGACGTTGGTCACGTCGGCCACCCGGACGGGCTTCTGGAGCAGCCCCGCCTCCTGCGCCGCCTCGGGCGTGTAGAGGTACGTCGCGTCGCTGATCGTGACCTTCGGGGGTGGGTCGCTTGCGGTGCTGGCGGTCTTCGTGTCGGCGTCGTAGTAGACCCAGCTTTCGCTCTTCACGCCCTGTCGAATGGCGGCGGTCAGCAGGTTGCTGTTGAGGACCAGGGGCAGGCCGTGGTCGTGCCAAAAGCGTTCGAGCATGGCCTGCGTCGCGACGTGGCTCGCGTCCTTGGGCCACGCCTTGGCCTGCACGTACTGCACGCCCATGTCGGCGGTCTGGATCTTGTTGATTTGTTCGAGGTACGCGCGGATGACGCTGGTCTGTTTGGTCTTGACGTCCCCTTGCGACTGCGGGGAGAGCTCCTCGTGCTGGAGGTACCCGGTGGCCCTGTCGCTGCTGGGGACGTACAGGTGCTTGTAGCAGCGACCGAGGGCGACGCGGGCGTTGATCTTGCTTTGATCGGCCAGGTTGTGGAGTTTCTTGCGGATGGGTTCGTCGAACTGCTGCATGCGCGCGGCGTCGTCGACGACGGCGTGGGCGGCCATGTCCCAGGCCACGGCGTTGCGGTAGTTCGCGATCTGGGTCCTGTCGGCGACGAGGAACGCGACGGCGTTGCGGTTGACGCGCGTGGCGAGCGACGTGCCGGTCTTCCCGAGCATGTCGATCAGCAGGGCGGGGGGCGCGTCGCCGGACTCGACGGCGAGATCGTCGTGATGGAGGATCGCGAGGCGGAGCTTCTGGGGGGTGTCGGAGAGGCTCTCGGGGCCCGTGGGGAAGTGGATGACGTGGAGAGGGTTTTCGGTGGGGAAGGCCTCCTCGATGCGGTGGCGCATCTCGTTGGCGACGAGGGTGTTCGTGAGGTTGTGTTCCTCCGCGGCGACGATGGCGTTGGGGTTCGGTTCGGTCTTGAAGCGGTAGCGGAGGTTGTCGTAATCGAGGTACCAGGCGGTCTTGTCGAGGGCCGCGAGCGCCTCGATGGCAACGTCGGCGCGTTCCCCGGGGCGAAGGGTGCCGAGGATGACTTCGGGACGCCCG
This genomic stretch from Trueperaceae bacterium harbors:
- a CDS encoding DUF499 domain-containing protein; its protein translation is ADVPDAQHGLIRSETSFGGGKTHGLIAAYHLARGARPGNLDEFVDASLLPDACRVAAIVGDVLDPVNGVSTNGQTTYTLWGEIGQQLGRDAYAILEESDRQRTAPGKEALERAFDGQPTLIIIDEIAQYLRALASSGSEDVRRLAEALPVFLKNLLEVAASNEHVVVILTLATAKDAFGSETDALDTLTQDAHADAEAALDKVVNETTSVVSRFTSGGSVVKPAEDVEIGHILKRRLFERIDGAAAEEAAQRYQTLYETLTAHNESLAGGADRPVEYARSVHTSYPFHPELIRVLDQRLGTIPGFQRARGALKLLAEAVAGIWSDQVDLPIINVGDLHYENPAVLAHVTTNLGRDAFEGVAKSDFLGPNSHAHAIDQNHLAGKGAIARRAAGAVFTHSLELQASAGAGRPEVILGTLRPGERADVAIEALAALDKTAWYLDYDNLRYRFKTEPNPNAIVAAEEHNLTNTLVANEMRHRIEEAFPTENPLHVIHFPTGPESLSDTPQKLRLAILHHDDLAVESGDAPPALLIDMLGKTGTSLATRVNRNAVAFLVADRTQIANYRNAVAWDMAAHAVVDDAARMQQFDEPIRKKLHNLADQSKINARVALGRCYKHLYVPSSDRATGYLQHEELSPQSQGDVKTKQTSVIRAYLEQINKIQTADMGVQYVQAKAWPKDASHVATQAMLERFWHDHGLPLVLNSNLLTAAIRQGVKSESWVYYDADTKTASTASDPPPKVTISDATYLYTPEAAQEAGLLQKPVRVADVTNVLATSNRISGSDLRTQLEARLGGEPKKGEVLSALKNAAQGGENARAFVVHGDPQAGAKPLTPSEIERTGLDDLQVLTKAEADAIGLDLGARVVGPRPVEANGAIGQAFQTVLNQVEDAQWPDGIRTLAITATADVDTGITPIQELHQALTMLPTFERRVDLELDFDFAPLQGSGEVNVSGTSADLEKVEDALFALADKAAGVDGRFTLEIVFDEPVAHDGDPIERLRKILLKQQPGHVTVKAHP